From the Pedosphaera parvula Ellin514 genome, the window TTTCTAAATAGTGATTTTAGCATCGCTTACTCCGATCCAAATTCAAACAAACCAGATTGCTCCTTGGCAATTCTACTCAACAATGATTCCTAAATTTTGAACTCCATAATCATCCAGCCCCGCTGGTAAATCGCAGACTGCAACCGGCTTGAAACGATGTAAAGTGCAAATGGTGAACTTCAGTTAACTCATTTGGTCATTTGTCCTTGGACATTGGGCCTTCTCCAGCCTCTTTCCACGCAGAAACGGTTTCACAATAGAGATTTTTCCGCAGCTTCGCGACTTAGGGAAAGAAAGGAAGATGGTGCCCCGGCTAGGACTCGAACCTAGGACCAATTGATTAAGAGTCAACTGCTCTACCAACTGAGCTACCGAGGCAACCAAATAACAGGCATCAAGCCTGCCACAGAACCTTCTCAAGTTCCACCTCATTTTGCATTTAGTTGGCTCTCAAATCAAGTGCCTATCAACGCATCACAGACTGGCTTCACCAATCCCGGTGGGAACGACTTGGTTCCGTAGGGGGCGTATTTTGCAAAGCTACCGCCGCTCCGCAAGCCAAATCGTAACATTTTTTCCTCAGGCAAGCATGGACTCAAGTGTGAGAAACACTTTCCTTGCAGCCCTATCCGTGTGAATTTTTGTCAATCCGTGGTTTCTTCTTTTCCATCTCCGCTACAAAAACTGCCTATTGTCACCCAACGCAACCACCGCTAATCTTCCTGCCAACCAATCACTAAAATGATCCGTCTCGTTCAATTGACACACCCCAGGCATGGACGACGCGTCGCCGTTGCTGACGACCGTCAGTTACGCTTTATCCAACCCTACGGCTCCATCTACGTCCTCGCGAAAGCCGCAATCTCCACCAACAAATCTCTCGCGGACACCGTCAACCGCAGTCTTTCCAACGAAACGTTGGATTACGATCCCATCCATCGCGGCGAATCCGAATGGAAATTTCTTCCGGCCTTTGATCATCCTGAAGAACCCACTCGCTGCCTCGTGACCGGCACCGGCCTCACCCACAAAGCCAGCGCCGAAAATCGCCAGGCCATGCATGCCGGTGAAAACGGTGAAAAAAAAGCCGCCGCCATGACCGACAGCATGCGCATGTATCAATGGGGATTGGAAGGCGGCCGCCCTGCCCCCAGCCAGATAGGCGTTTCACCGGAATGGTTTTATAAAGGCTGCGGCACCGTTCTCCGCGCCCACAATGAGCCACTCGAAGTCCCCAGTTTCGGCAACGACGGTGGCGATGAAGCGGAAGTCGCGGGTGCTTACATCATCGATCCTTCCGGCAAACCTCGCCGTGTCGGCCTCGTTCTTTCCAACGAATTCTCCGACCACGTGCTGGAACAGAAAAACTATCTCTACTTGGCCCACTCCAAGCTCCGCACCTGCGCCCTCGGCCCTGAACTCGTCATCGACGCCGACTTCAAAAACAATCGCGGCCGTGTCTCCGTCGAACGCGATGGCAAAGTCATCTGGTCCGACCAATTCTTCACCGGCGA encodes:
- the araD1 gene encoding AraD1 family protein, which gives rise to MIRLVQLTHPRHGRRVAVADDRQLRFIQPYGSIYVLAKAAISTNKSLADTVNRSLSNETLDYDPIHRGESEWKFLPAFDHPEEPTRCLVTGTGLTHKASAENRQAMHAGENGEKKAAAMTDSMRMYQWGLEGGRPAPSQIGVSPEWFYKGCGTVLRAHNEPLEVPSFGNDGGDEAEVAGAYIIDPSGKPRRVGLVLSNEFSDHVLEQKNYLYLAHSKLRTCALGPELVIDADFKNNRGRVSVERDGKVIWSDQFFTGETNMSHTLENLEHHHFKYAAHCRPGDAHIHFLGADVFSFGAGIALQTGDVMQIELSGFGKPLRNPIHIHRTAPTHVKVEQL